The following coding sequences lie in one Burkholderia cepacia genomic window:
- a CDS encoding AraC family transcriptional regulator: protein MDQAAFVPVFKFRTIDYPEPDRFHVWVKDMLCDYRLDDDGGLGPFDAEASGAALGPLILSGRQWRSRAPTYTVRRTPRRIRLDGQDSIRFTLLLGGRLASHTGGPELVKRAGDLFVYDVAQINDCRVDAGDVISLVVPRYLLPSHAAQAHGQTLTSGVGRLVGDQMLSLFRNLPNLRTHEVPSIVQSMLLLLAAAVAPTAQALNDARGPIDHALVDRVRRYIDVHLLEPDLTPERICRDIGVSRARLYQLFKEEGGVMRQITRRRLRHAYHVLGDPQRRHQRIAEIAWAHGFPDEKYFHRLFKSEFGHTPKETLECAAAPVLLPVDAADARWGDGGRLAGWTLPFGVLTN from the coding sequence ATGGATCAAGCGGCATTCGTCCCTGTTTTCAAGTTTCGCACCATCGACTATCCCGAGCCGGACCGGTTCCACGTCTGGGTCAAGGACATGCTGTGCGACTACCGGCTCGATGACGACGGCGGGCTTGGCCCGTTCGACGCGGAGGCGAGCGGTGCGGCACTCGGCCCGCTGATCCTGTCGGGCCGGCAATGGCGCTCGCGCGCGCCGACCTATACGGTCCGCCGGACGCCGCGGCGGATCCGGCTCGACGGCCAGGATTCGATCCGCTTCACGCTGCTGCTCGGCGGGCGGCTCGCGAGTCATACCGGTGGCCCCGAGCTGGTCAAGCGCGCGGGCGACCTGTTCGTCTACGACGTCGCGCAGATCAACGACTGCCGGGTCGACGCCGGCGACGTGATCAGCCTCGTGGTGCCCAGATACCTGTTGCCGAGCCATGCGGCGCAGGCGCACGGCCAGACGCTGACGAGCGGCGTGGGTCGCCTGGTCGGCGACCAGATGCTGTCGCTGTTCCGGAACCTGCCGAACCTGCGCACGCACGAGGTGCCGAGCATTGTCCAGTCGATGTTGCTGCTGCTGGCCGCGGCCGTTGCGCCGACCGCGCAGGCGTTGAACGACGCACGCGGTCCGATCGACCACGCGCTGGTCGACCGGGTCCGGCGCTACATCGACGTGCATCTGCTGGAGCCCGACCTCACGCCCGAGCGGATCTGCCGCGACATCGGGGTGTCGCGGGCGCGGCTCTATCAGTTGTTCAAGGAGGAAGGCGGCGTGATGCGGCAGATCACGCGCCGGCGGTTGCGCCACGCGTACCACGTGCTCGGCGATCCGCAGCGTCGGCACCAGCGCATCGCGGAAATCGCGTGGGCGCACGGCTTCCCCGACGAGAAGTATTTCCACCGGCTGTTCAAGTCGGAATTCGGTCATACGCCGAAGGAAACGCTCGAGTGCGCGGCCGCACCGGTCTTGCTGCCGGTCGATGCGGCCGACGCGCGCTGGGGCGATGGCGGCCGGCTGGCCGGTTGGACGCTACCGTTCGGTGTGCTCACCAACTGA
- a CDS encoding 3-deoxy-D-arabino-heptulosonate 7-phosphate synthase, producing MSLTPLPALLDETLRVVARRYRLPPLDGTSSLSDTTNPATALAIVIEEARRMRTDGQSPGAALRQHFIDALAQMIRDAMDPQSGDPSFQASVLRHDAPSVREYASLAAHAEQDRRALYSAVNAIAHPAKLERSAQTWQRDGLARLHAAATAASWADLHATLQQLLALPDMATDAAFEQDIVKLKDSPALERMLRLDVLASDDDVRRYRALWVRQGPLEGSTIAVAQGVASQQRGAAVEALAAQALDALAGRLDAVDGERTYRVVTSMRVPSSIPGRHDRAKTEWDAILLERARSDDATSAWNVRFLVEAKASADAATTDLPRLLRGLNLLAQADPDTVYAFETHQGTVRVHGASLRALTTDDAALQREVLYCCDASADATPRLLGAASRMQLLSAQASLEYASALAQQQPDADPDGLGVIWHALLTLPQWHAVLHQYPSLRQVRELMVAIDDLRAAIGDADDGDVASSVCA from the coding sequence ATGTCACTGACACCGCTTCCCGCCCTGCTCGACGAAACCCTGCGCGTCGTCGCCCGCCGTTACCGGCTGCCGCCGCTCGACGGCACGTCGTCATTGAGCGACACCACGAATCCGGCCACCGCCCTTGCGATCGTGATCGAGGAAGCGCGCCGGATGCGGACCGACGGCCAGTCGCCCGGCGCGGCATTGCGGCAGCACTTCATCGATGCACTCGCGCAGATGATCCGCGACGCGATGGATCCTCAATCCGGCGATCCGTCCTTTCAGGCGTCGGTGCTGAGGCACGATGCCCCGAGCGTGCGCGAATATGCGTCGCTGGCCGCACACGCCGAACAGGATCGGCGCGCGCTGTACTCGGCCGTCAACGCGATCGCGCACCCGGCCAAACTCGAACGCAGCGCGCAGACGTGGCAACGCGACGGGCTCGCACGACTGCATGCGGCCGCAACCGCCGCGTCGTGGGCCGATCTTCATGCGACGCTGCAGCAACTGCTCGCCCTGCCCGACATGGCGACCGACGCCGCTTTCGAGCAGGACATCGTCAAGCTGAAGGACAGCCCCGCGCTCGAACGCATGTTGCGCCTCGACGTGCTGGCATCGGACGACGACGTCCGTCGATACCGCGCGCTGTGGGTCCGCCAGGGGCCGCTCGAAGGCAGCACGATCGCGGTCGCGCAGGGCGTCGCCTCCCAACAGCGTGGCGCGGCCGTCGAGGCGCTGGCGGCGCAGGCGCTCGACGCGCTGGCCGGCAGGCTCGATGCGGTGGACGGGGAGCGGACCTACCGGGTGGTCACGTCGATGCGCGTGCCGTCATCGATCCCCGGCCGCCACGACCGCGCAAAAACCGAATGGGACGCGATCCTGCTCGAACGCGCACGAAGCGATGACGCGACGTCCGCGTGGAACGTCCGCTTCCTCGTCGAAGCAAAGGCGTCCGCCGATGCCGCGACCACCGATTTGCCGCGGCTGCTGCGTGGCCTGAACCTGCTTGCGCAGGCCGACCCGGACACGGTCTATGCGTTCGAGACGCACCAGGGCACGGTGCGCGTGCATGGCGCATCGCTGCGCGCGCTGACGACCGACGACGCCGCGCTGCAACGCGAAGTGCTCTATTGCTGCGACGCCTCCGCGGACGCGACGCCGCGCCTGCTCGGCGCCGCGAGCCGGATGCAATTGCTGTCGGCGCAGGCGAGCCTCGAATACGCGAGCGCGCTCGCGCAGCAGCAGCCGGATGCCGACCCGGACGGGCTCGGCGTCATCTGGCACGCACTGCTGACACTGCCGCAATGGCATGCCGTGCTGCATCAGTACCCGTCGTTGCGGCAGGTCCGCGAACTGATGGTCGCGATCGACGACCTGCGTGCCGCGATCGGCGATGCCGATGACGGGGACGTCGCCAGCAGCGTGTGCGCGTGA
- a CDS encoding 2-keto-4-pentenoate hydratase, translating into MTTTTERVDGAAQHLVAARHAGSPGPLLPDALRPEDVETALAIQQRVADLLGEPVGGWKCALPPPDRVILAPIFASTIREADAPYRVVGGPIVRIEPEIAFVLDRDLPARERPYEESDVRAAIGEVRIVLEVLGCRYAEPARASKFELLADGQFNQGLCVGPVVPDGLNVPLATLALSFEGALNRAIDGRHPDGDPLKPLVWLVNFLAARGDAVRAGQIVTTGSYAGAIDVPLGDALTVRFGELGSLSVTLTA; encoded by the coding sequence ATGACAACGACTACCGAACGCGTGGACGGCGCCGCCCAGCATCTCGTCGCCGCCCGCCATGCCGGCTCGCCCGGCCCGCTGTTGCCCGATGCGCTGCGCCCCGAGGACGTCGAGACCGCACTCGCGATCCAGCAGCGCGTGGCCGACCTGCTCGGCGAACCCGTCGGCGGATGGAAATGCGCGCTGCCGCCGCCCGATCGCGTGATCCTCGCGCCGATCTTCGCGTCGACGATCCGCGAAGCCGATGCGCCGTACCGCGTCGTCGGCGGGCCGATCGTGCGGATCGAACCGGAAATCGCCTTCGTGCTCGATCGCGACCTGCCCGCGCGCGAGCGACCTTATGAAGAAAGCGACGTGCGCGCGGCGATCGGCGAAGTGCGCATCGTGCTCGAAGTGCTCGGCTGCCGCTATGCGGAGCCGGCGCGCGCGTCGAAGTTCGAGCTGCTGGCCGACGGGCAATTCAACCAGGGGCTGTGCGTCGGCCCCGTCGTGCCCGACGGGCTGAACGTGCCGCTCGCGACGCTGGCGCTCTCGTTCGAGGGCGCGCTGAACCGCGCGATCGACGGCCGCCATCCGGACGGCGATCCGCTGAAGCCGCTCGTGTGGCTCGTCAATTTCCTCGCGGCGCGCGGCGACGCGGTGCGCGCCGGGCAGATCGTGACGACCGGTTCGTACGCGGGCGCGATCGACGTGCCGCTCGGCGATGCGCTGACGGTCCGCTTCGGCGAGCTCGGCAGCCTGTCGGTGACATTGACGGCGTGA
- a CDS encoding ABC transporter substrate-binding protein produces the protein MLAAQVCAAPVTLDVTGWKGGGAEPANMAALIAKFEKENPDIKVKFEYMSRNDTTTVVSSRLQGGNGPDVLMVDRELMRQWQGAHQLLDLSGEKWVPTIWRGVRAHTQIGGKTYMLPMELVGIGLFANLDLFKRAGIATVPTDVDQLKAACGKLAAAGITPMLLPAKEGWAPAALVIASGLAAGGGDADARAESFVGAGSARFAADPAFRQSMAALKVLADAKCFVPRLNNGVSAWSTGLTEFQAGRVAMMPQGAWNIAKFSATKGLSFQFAPLPALVPGNGPVALDMLGTAWAINAASHQADAAKKWLAFWARSDNDRQFLDAEAGFSPFEGGTDAMPPQAQPYAAAQKNGHVVLYPKGVWTGTLFTAIWNSMSAYFLDIGQDPAKLLARWDAAAR, from the coding sequence GTGCTGGCGGCGCAGGTGTGCGCCGCGCCGGTCACGCTCGACGTGACGGGCTGGAAGGGCGGCGGCGCCGAGCCCGCCAACATGGCGGCGCTGATCGCAAAGTTCGAGAAGGAAAACCCCGACATCAAGGTCAAGTTCGAATACATGTCGCGCAACGACACGACGACGGTCGTGTCGTCGCGGCTGCAGGGCGGCAACGGCCCCGACGTGTTGATGGTCGATCGCGAGCTGATGCGGCAATGGCAGGGCGCGCATCAACTGCTGGACCTGAGCGGCGAGAAGTGGGTGCCGACGATCTGGCGTGGCGTGCGCGCGCACACGCAGATCGGCGGGAAGACCTACATGCTGCCGATGGAACTGGTCGGCATCGGCCTGTTCGCGAACCTCGACCTGTTCAAGCGCGCGGGCATCGCGACGGTGCCGACCGACGTCGACCAGTTGAAGGCCGCGTGCGGGAAGCTCGCGGCGGCCGGCATCACGCCGATGCTGCTGCCCGCGAAGGAAGGCTGGGCGCCCGCGGCGCTCGTGATCGCGTCGGGGCTCGCCGCCGGCGGCGGCGACGCGGATGCGCGCGCCGAGTCGTTCGTCGGCGCGGGCAGTGCGCGCTTCGCGGCCGATCCGGCGTTCAGGCAATCGATGGCCGCGCTGAAGGTGCTCGCGGACGCGAAGTGCTTCGTGCCGCGCCTGAACAATGGCGTGAGCGCGTGGAGCACGGGGCTGACCGAGTTCCAGGCCGGCCGCGTCGCGATGATGCCGCAGGGCGCGTGGAATATCGCGAAGTTCAGCGCGACGAAGGGACTGTCGTTCCAGTTCGCGCCGCTGCCGGCGCTCGTGCCCGGCAACGGGCCCGTCGCGCTCGACATGCTTGGCACCGCGTGGGCGATCAATGCGGCGTCGCACCAGGCCGACGCCGCGAAGAAATGGCTCGCGTTCTGGGCGCGCTCCGACAACGACCGCCAGTTCCTCGACGCGGAAGCCGGGTTCAGCCCGTTCGAAGGCGGCACCGACGCGATGCCGCCGCAGGCGCAGCCGTACGCGGCCGCGCAGAAGAACGGGCACGTCGTGCTGTATCCGAAGGGCGTGTGGACCGGCACGTTGTTCACGGCGATCTGGAATTCGATGTCCGCGTATTTCCTCGACATCGGGCAGGACCCGGCGAAGCTGCTCGCCCGTTGGGATGCGGCCGCGCGATGA
- a CDS encoding carbohydrate ABC transporter permease encodes MKRNRTLLWCAVPALALYALLSLYPLFKAARMSLTDFSGVGDAHWIGLANYAAAFRDPASLHTLVVTFAYAAIVVIVQNGLGLLFAALLFSLPRLRGALRVGLLVPSMFSAVIAGFVWEYLYSPLGGGINELLHLVHLDALQQVWLGDPSVTLPAVTAVHVWMYVGYSTAIFLAGYLNIPTELHDAAKLDGANAWVRFTRIDLPLLAPAFTVNITLSTIGTLKTFELPLVLTNGGPDGATTTLGLQIFHSLFNDYKFGFASALSMIMLAIVVVVATTQNTILRRREDNL; translated from the coding sequence ATGAAGCGCAACCGGACCTTGCTGTGGTGCGCCGTGCCGGCGCTCGCGCTGTACGCGCTGCTGAGCCTGTATCCGCTGTTCAAGGCCGCGCGGATGAGCCTGACGGATTTCTCCGGTGTGGGCGACGCGCACTGGATCGGGCTCGCGAACTACGCGGCCGCGTTTCGCGATCCCGCGAGCCTGCATACGCTCGTCGTCACGTTCGCGTATGCGGCGATCGTCGTGATCGTGCAGAACGGGCTCGGGCTGCTGTTCGCGGCGCTGCTGTTCTCGCTGCCGCGGCTGCGCGGCGCGTTGCGCGTCGGGCTGCTCGTGCCGAGCATGTTCTCGGCGGTGATCGCCGGGTTCGTGTGGGAGTACCTGTACTCGCCGCTCGGCGGCGGCATCAACGAACTGCTGCATCTCGTGCATCTCGACGCGCTGCAACAGGTGTGGCTCGGCGATCCGTCGGTCACGCTGCCGGCCGTCACGGCCGTGCACGTGTGGATGTACGTCGGCTATTCGACGGCGATCTTCCTGGCCGGCTACCTGAACATTCCGACGGAGCTGCACGACGCGGCGAAGCTCGACGGCGCGAATGCGTGGGTACGCTTCACGCGCATCGACCTGCCGCTGCTCGCGCCGGCGTTCACCGTGAACATCACGCTGAGCACGATCGGCACGCTGAAGACCTTCGAGCTGCCGCTCGTGCTGACCAACGGCGGGCCGGACGGCGCGACGACCACGCTCGGGCTGCAGATCTTCCACAGCCTGTTCAACGACTACAAGTTCGGCTTCGCGAGTGCGCTGTCGATGATCATGCTCGCGATCGTCGTGGTGGTTGCCACCACCCAGAACACGATCCTGCGCCGCCGGGAGGACAACCTGTGA
- a CDS encoding carbohydrate ABC transporter permease, with translation MNVIRQRFHADHPSAGTSGGGLRAGTLLRRVPGLARLVAAIAIVAIVLLPTIYMVLMSLRTGDDIIARPLGLPDHVFFGNYAAVFTQMNYWRSVANTIGITLAVTFLVALLSSLAAYPLARVKGRLSTAVYIVLTLGLTIPMFVSLTPLYVLFRDLHLLNTYLGVVLAYTVQSLPLGVFFYTSFLKRIPLELEEAAVMDGCSPLQVYWYIVLPLLRPITGTLAMFVTLSVWNDLVYPLLFLTDSSKFTITVAVFRFIGTNDIDPTKLFPAAVMGTLPLLVLFFILQRRIVAGITAGAVKG, from the coding sequence GTGAACGTCATCCGTCAACGCTTTCATGCGGACCATCCGTCCGCCGGTACGTCGGGCGGCGGGCTGCGCGCGGGCACGCTGCTGCGCCGCGTGCCGGGCCTCGCGCGGCTGGTGGCCGCGATCGCGATCGTCGCGATCGTGCTGCTGCCGACGATCTACATGGTGCTGATGTCGCTGCGCACCGGCGACGACATCATCGCGCGCCCGCTCGGGCTGCCCGATCACGTGTTCTTCGGCAACTACGCGGCGGTGTTCACGCAGATGAACTACTGGCGCAGCGTCGCGAACACGATCGGCATCACGCTCGCGGTCACGTTCCTCGTCGCGCTGCTTTCGTCGCTCGCGGCGTATCCGCTGGCGCGCGTGAAGGGCCGGCTGTCGACCGCGGTCTACATCGTGCTGACGCTCGGCCTGACGATCCCGATGTTCGTCAGCCTGACGCCGCTGTACGTGCTGTTTCGCGACCTGCACCTGCTCAACACGTATCTCGGCGTCGTGCTCGCGTACACCGTGCAGAGCCTGCCGCTCGGCGTGTTCTTCTACACGAGCTTCCTGAAGCGCATCCCGCTCGAACTGGAAGAGGCGGCGGTGATGGACGGCTGCAGCCCGCTGCAGGTGTACTGGTACATCGTGCTGCCGCTGCTGCGTCCGATCACCGGCACGCTCGCGATGTTCGTCACGCTGTCGGTATGGAACGACCTCGTCTATCCGTTGCTGTTCCTCACCGATTCGTCGAAGTTCACGATCACGGTCGCGGTGTTCCGCTTCATCGGCACCAACGACATCGATCCGACCAAGCTGTTCCCGGCGGCCGTGATGGGCACGCTGCCGCTGCTCGTGCTGTTCTTCATTCTCCAGCGCAGGATCGTCGCGGGCATCACGGCCGGCGCGGTCAAGGGGTGA
- a CDS encoding SDR family NAD(P)-dependent oxidoreductase — translation MNPFESLDGRVVVVTGGGDGIGLGIVEVLASCGARVVVAEKNAARADVVRERLDGRDALFVETDVADPASVAALFERVDAHHGRLDGLVNNAGITLHGQFDAFSLDDCDRLYRTNLRAMFQCAQLAAPRIARAGGGAIVNIASNHAGASVPGFEMYAATKGGIVAMSRAMATSLAPQHIRVNTLSPGFTLNAPIGAALERDPALLDAYRALHPAQRINEPADIGRIAAFLLSDAAIGIAGADLVADNGMSALLFNRTRSSS, via the coding sequence ATGAATCCATTCGAATCGCTCGACGGCCGCGTGGTCGTCGTCACCGGCGGCGGCGACGGCATCGGCCTCGGCATCGTCGAAGTCCTCGCGTCGTGCGGCGCGCGGGTTGTCGTCGCGGAGAAGAACGCCGCGCGTGCCGACGTGGTGCGCGAACGGCTCGACGGGCGCGACGCGCTGTTCGTCGAAACGGACGTCGCGGACCCGGCGAGCGTCGCCGCGCTGTTCGAGCGCGTGGACGCGCACCACGGCCGACTCGACGGGCTCGTGAACAACGCGGGCATCACGCTGCACGGCCAGTTCGATGCGTTCTCGCTCGACGACTGCGACCGCCTGTACCGCACCAACCTGCGCGCGATGTTCCAGTGCGCGCAGCTCGCGGCGCCGCGCATCGCGCGCGCCGGCGGCGGCGCGATCGTCAACATCGCGTCGAATCACGCGGGCGCGAGCGTGCCGGGCTTCGAGATGTACGCTGCGACCAAGGGCGGCATCGTCGCGATGTCACGTGCGATGGCGACGAGCCTCGCGCCGCAGCACATCCGTGTCAACACGCTGAGCCCCGGTTTCACACTGAACGCGCCGATCGGCGCGGCGCTCGAGCGCGATCCCGCGCTGCTCGACGCGTATCGCGCGCTGCATCCCGCGCAGCGCATCAACGAGCCGGCCGATATCGGCCGCATCGCCGCGTTCCTGCTGTCGGACGCGGCGATCGGCATCGCCGGCGCGGATCTCGTCGCCGACAACGGCATGTCGGCACTGCTGTTCAACCGCACCCGTTCCTCCTCATGA